Within Flavobacterium pisciphilum, the genomic segment TTGGGAAAAATCAACACAAACAGATGTTGGTTTTGAAATTGGATTCTTAAACAGAATCTCTTTAGAAGCAGATTATTACCAAAAAGACACCGATGGATTACTTTTTGAAGTTCCGTTGCCTTTGAGCTCAGGAGAATCAACAATTAATAAAAACATTGGAAAAATTAGAAGTAATGGTTTTGAATTTACTTTAAACACAAAAAATATTGAAACCGAAAATTTCAAATGGAATACAAGCTTCAATATCACCACAAACAAATCCAAAGTAAAATCATTGCCAAATAATAATACTGATATTGTTACTGAATTTACCATCAACAGAATTGGAGAAAGCATTTCATCATTCTACTTAGTTGAATATGCAGGAGTAGATCCAGAAAATGGAGATGCCCTTTTTGTAAAAAACACTACAAACGCCGATGGAAGTATTGACAAGAGTACAACCAATGATTATAGCGAAGCAAAAAGAGTTATTACTGGAAATCCTTTTCCAACTTTAATGTCAGGTTTAACAAATACCATTGCTTATAAAGGCATCGATTTCTCACTTACATTTCAAGGAGAATGGGGTGCTAGCATTTATAATGCAGCAGGGAGATACCAATCTACAGCAGGTGACTATTTTGATAACCAAACATTAGATCAGTTAAATCGTTGGCAAAAACCAGGTGACATAACAAGTGTACCACAAGCTAGATTTGATTCATCAAATGGAACACAAGAATCTACACGTTATTTAGGAAAATCAGATTTTATTCGTTTGAGAAACATAACTTTAGGATATTCTTTACCTAAACAAGCAGTAAACGACATGGGAATGAGCAATTTAAGATTCTACATCACAGCTGTTAACTTACTAACTTTTACAAATTATGAAGGATCAGATCCAGAAGCCAGAAGAGATGATAATAATGCTATTGGGCAAGAATTTTACTCAGCTCCACCTGCAAGAACAATTGCTATGGGAGTAAATATTAATTTTTAAAACGAACAATGATGAAAACAAATAAAATATTTTTATATCTATTTTTCGTAGCCTTATTTGCAAGTTGCGAAAGTGAACTGAATATAGACCCTAAGCAAAGAGAAGATGCTTCAGAAACCTTAAGCACAGAAGGTGGTGTAATAAATGTACTTACTGGAACATATGCTTTGGCAGCAAACGGTAATGCTTATGGCGGAAGAATTTTGGTCTATGCTGATTTGCTAGGCGTTAGTGCCTCACTGAACACAACAGATCTTAGATGGAGAGGTAGTTTTGGAGAATTAAGACAGATGTACAATAAAACAATGTTGTCCGATAACGTAATTATTGAAGGCACCTATTCTAGATGTTACGAAATAATTAATGCATCAAATACAGTAATTGAAAATATAGACAAGGTCAAAGATCCAAATAAACAGGCAGTAATGATTGGTGAAGCCAATTTTTTACGATCTCTAGCCTATTTTGATTTGGTACGCTTTTTCGCAAAACCTTATGTGAGTGGCCAAGCCAATAATCAATTAGGAGTTGTAATTAGACCAAAAGCTATTTATGATTTTAGTGTTGACCTTTCAAAAGAAAGAAGTACTGTCGATGAAGTTTACAAAGTAATCATTGATGGTTTAAAACTTGCCTATACTAATCTACCTGACGAAAATAGCTTTTATGCTGATAAATATGCTGCAGGTGCATTACTAGCAAGAGTATATCTACAACAAGGCAATTATGATGAAGCAAGAAATGCTGCCAATGATGTTATCGAAAATAGCGGACATAAATTGTCTCAAACCTATGCAGCTGCTTTTAATCATGATACTGATCTAATAGAAGATGTATTTTCAATACAAATTACAAAACAAACAGGGGTAAATGATGCAAATACTTTTTATGCTTCAGAAAGTAATGGAGGTCGTGGTGGAGATTTTTCAATCAGAGATCATTATTTAGAAAAATTTAGTGATCCTGATGATAGAGCCACTTTTAATTATGTTGATGATGGAACGGGAAGAACACTAACATCTAAATTTATTGATCAGTTTGCAAATGTAGGCATCATTCGTTTAGCCGAAATGTACTTGATAAGAGCCGAAGCAAATTTTAGACAAGGAACTGCTCTTGGAAACACACCGCTTGATGATATTAATGTTATTAGAACAAGAGCAAAAGCAGATAATTTGTTAGCAATTACTCTAGATGATATTCTATTAGAACGTGAACTAGAATTAGGAATGGAAGGTTTCTTAATTCATGATATCAAAAGAACAGCACGTTCTATTGACATTAGTGAAGATGGTGACGGATCGGATTTGATTCTTTATGATGCCGATAATATGGTATTCCCAATACCATTAAAAGAAACGGATGCCAACAAAAAAATCACCCAGAATCCGGGATATAGTAAGTAACCAACAAAAAAACCATTCGTCGCGACGAATGGTTTTTTTTATATCGGTTAAAAGACCTCTATTTAAATTCTAAAATCATTCAATGATTTTTCGATAATTTCTAAACACTCATTAATTTGAGATTCAGTCATTACTAATGGTGGTGCTAATCTAATTTTGTTACCGTGAGTAGGTTTAGCCAATAAACCGTTATCTCTAAATTTAAGACAAATATCCCAAGCCAAATCAGAATCTTCTCCACAATTGATTACAATTGCATTCAATAATCCTTTACCACGAACAAGTGTAATTAAATTATTTCTTTTAGCAATCTCGTTTAAACCTTTTCTTAAAATGATTCCTAAACGTTCTGCATTTTCAGCAAGATTTTCATCTTTAATTACTTCAAGTGCAGCAATTGCTACAGCAGCAGCAACTGGGTTTCCACCAAAAGTAGATCCGTGTTGTCCCGGTTTAATAACATTCATAATTTCGTCGTTACACAAAACTGCAGAAACAGGATAAACTCCTCCAGAAATTGCTTTCCCTAAAATTAAAATATCAGGTTGTACATTTTCATGATTAACAGCTAATAATTTTCCTGTACGTGCAATTCCAGTCTGAACTTCATCTGCAATAAACAATACATTATGCTCTTCACATAATGCTTTTGCTTTAGCTAAATATCCTTCAGAAGGAACATAAACTCCAGCTTCACCTTGAATTGGTTCTACCAAAAATCCAGCAATATTTGTTGACGATTCTAAAGCCTTTTTAAGAGCCTCAAGATTATCGTATTCTATTTTTATAAATCCATCTGTAAATGGTCCGAAGTTTTTACGAGCAGTTTCATCATTAGAGAACGAAATAATTGTAGTTGTTCTACCATGAAAATTATTCTCACAAACAATAATTTGTGCCTGATTCTCTGGAATACCTTTAACTTCATAAGCCCATTTTCTACACACTTTAAGAGCCGTTTCAACAGCCTCAGCACCAGTATTCATCGGTAAAACTTTATCAAACCCAAAATATTTGGTTACAAACTCTTCATAAGGACCTAATTGATCATTATAAAAAGCACGCGAAGTCAATGTAAGCCTTTGAGCTTGATCAACCATTGCTTTCACAATTCTTGGATGACAATGACCTTGATTAACTGCTGAGTAAGCAGATAAGAAATCATAATATTTCTTTCCATCTACATCCCAAACATAAACACCTTCACCTCTTTCTATTACAACTGGAAGTGGGTGATAATTATGAGCTCCATACTTATTTTCTTTTTCAATCAAGATTTCTGATTTTGATGAAAGGTTTTGTTTTGTCTGCATGATTATTTATTTTTTTAAACTTAAGTTACAAAATTAGCCATTTTTATATATTTTGCAACAATAAAAAGTTATTATGACTTAAAATTTATTTATTTTACAGAAATATTAACTTTACAAGCATGAATTCAAGTCATTTTTAAATACAACTATTCTATTTAGTCCCCTATTTGAAAATCGCAAAAAATAATTACTTTTATAACTAACAGAAACAATCATTTTTAATTCAGAACGAAACAATGGATATATTAGACGAATTCGATATCAGCATCATAAAAGAGTTAGAAAAAGATGGCAGAATGGCCTTCTCCTCTATCGCTTCAACTCTGAAAATCTCGAACACAATGGTCCATCAACGAGTTAATAGACTAATTGATCATGGTATTCTAACTGGAATTAAACCTGTTGTAAATGAAAAAAAGATCGGTTATGACTGGGCATCCTTTACAGGAATTACACTCAACAAAGATTCAGACTCAGATCGCGTAATACAATCCTTAAAAGAAATCCCTGAAGTTACAGAATGTTATTTTGTAACAGGCTCATTTACGCTTTACATAAAAATCATAGCCAAGAACCATGAGCATATGAGAAAAATTCTCTACGAAAAAATTGATAGCATTCCTGGTATTGCAAAAACCGATTCGATTATAGAATTAGGTTGCGCTTTTAAGCGAAATATCACTTTATAATCAACCTTATAGACTAAAAATATGCGATTACAATTCCTTTTATCAGTTATTTTATTTTTCTGTAAATCAGTCTTGTTTTCGCAAACTACTGTTTCAAATCCATCCAAAAGTGATTTCTCAGGAACACTTTCTTTCTTAGCTTCAGATTGGATGGAAGGTCGTGGAAGTACTCAAAAAGGAGGTTTTATGGCTTCTGATTATATTGCTTCAATGATGGAACAATACCAATTAATTCCCTACAGTCCAAAATCAGGATATTTTCAAAACTTTAAAATCCGTGAGCACACTGTAAAAAAAACATCTTTTAAAATAATAAAAGGAGGCAAAGAAACACTTCTGCTGTCTCCAGAAAATGACTTTCAAGTCACACCAATTGAGCAATCAATACAAAAAGAAGCACAAATAGTTTTTGTTGGCTATGGGCTAAGTCTACCTAAAGAAGGTTATGACAATTATAAAAATCAAAATGTAAAGGGCAAAATTGTTGTTGTTTTAAAAGGATTTCCAGGACATCAGGATAGCACTTCAACTACATATCAGAAGTTTAAAAAATTATTCCCTGAAGAAAATAATCTCGAAGAAATCAAATTACAAACTGCCATCAATAAAAATGCAGTTGCTTTGATAATTATAGATGGGAACGAGAATTACAAACCTAAAAATGCTAAAGAAAACGAAGTTTTTCATTCATTAGAAAATCCTATTACAACATCTATCCCCGTTTTTAAATTCAGTAAATCTGCAGCCCAAAAACTTTTTTCAGGAAGCGGTATTTCAGTAGAATCAGCAGAAAAAAAACCAAGCATTGCTTCTACCCCATTGAAAAACACAACAGTTAATTTCTCCATTGAATTGCAATCTGAAACTTTTCCTGTTCGAAATGTTTTAGGAATGATTCAAGGAAGAGACACCACTAAAACCATTATTGTAGGGACGCATTATGATCATTTAGGAATTAAAAACGACACAATCTATAATGGTGCCGATGACAATGCTTCAGGAGTTTCAGGTATGTTAGCCTTAGCCAAAAACTGGTCAGAGTCAAAAATAAAACCACCATGTAATATCTTATTTGCTTCATGGACCGCAGAGGAAATGGGGCTTTTGGGAAGTCAATTTTACATTCAGAATTTTGATTTAAAAAACAAAAAAATAGTTCTCGCTATTAATATGGATATGATATCCAGAAGTGCACCAGAAGACAAAACCCAACGAATTTTAAGCATTGGAACTCAAGAAGGAAGCGATAACTTAAAAGAAATTATTAATGCTAGTAATAGCAACCTATCAAAACCGTTTACTCTTGATCTTTGGGAAACTAATGGACATACCGGAAGTGATTACGCCTCTTTTGCAGCAAAAGGAATTCCTATTATGACATATTTCAGCGGTTTTCATGAGGATTACCACTCGATGCGTGATATAGCCTCAAAAGTAGATTTAGATAAAATAAAAGATGTTCTTTATATTGTAAATACCTCTCTTTTAAAATTTATAGCAAATATGCCTTAACTAAACCAAAATAAAACCATGAAAAACCAGCAACTATTCAACTATTTGTCCAAAAAACAACTATTGATTTCACTTTTATTCATGAGCTGTATGCTTCAAGCGCAAGCACCTAAAGGAAAGCTATTCATAATTGGCGGAGGTGACCGATCTGACAATTTAATGAAGCAAGTAGTAAGCGTTGCCGATTTAGCAAAAAAAGATTACATCGTCGTTTTGCCGATGTCAAGTGAAGAACCTGATAGTTCATTTATCTTTTTTAAAACACAAATGCTAAAATTAACAGCTAACCCAATTGTGATGCTGAATTTTAATAAAGAAACTGCTCAAAATAAAACCTTGACAGACTCTTTGCAAAAAGCAAAACTAATTTTTATAAGCGGAGGTGATCAAACACGATTTATGAATATTGTTCAAAATACTCCCATAAAGACAGCAATACAAAAAGCATATCAAAACGGAAGTACAATTTCTGGAACAAGCGCTGGCGCAGCTGTAATGTCGGAGAAAATGATAACAGGAAATCAAAAATTGCAAAAAGAATACTCTGGAACTTTTGATAATATCAGACACGATAACCTAGAAACTTCGGAAGGTTTAGGATTAATAAAAACAGCTATTATCGATCAGCATTTTTTAAAGAGAAATCGCTACAATCGACTCCTAACCGCTTTAGTCGAATTTCCGACTTTAACTGGAATTGGAATCGATGAAGCTACTGCAATTATTGTTAGAAACAATCAAATTGAAGTTGCTGGAGATAGTGAAGTTATAGTAGTTAAGAATCCAAAAGGAATTATGAAAGCTAAAAACAACAACCTAATTTCAATAGAAAATCTGCAAATGAGCATTTATACTGCTGGCCAAAAATTTAATATCAAATAACTATGTTCAATTACCTAAAAATAATAAAACTAAGCTTTATTGTTTCTTGCATAAGCTTTCAGATTACTGCACAGAAAATAAATCCAAAAGAGATTGACCGACTAGAGAAATTAGCAGAACAGGTTACAATAATTCGTGATAATTGGGGCATTCCACATGTTTATGGAAAAACCGATGCTGATGCTGTCTTTGGATTGCTTTACGCACAGTGCGAAGATGATTTTAAACGAATCGAGATGAATTATATCGAAAAACTTGGACGCCTTTCAGAAATAAAAGGACAATCCGTTTTATACAATGACCTAGAAATTCGTCTTTTGATAGATGCACAAGAAGCAAAATCAGATTATAAAAAAGCACCAATCTGGCTCAAAAAACTTTTAAATAGTTATGCTGATGCTATCAATTTTTATCTATACAAACATCCTGAAGTAAAGCCAGCCTTATTGACTCATTTTGAACCATGGTTTCCTTTGCTCTGGACTGATGGAAGTATTGGAGCCATAAGTACAGCTGATCTTTCAACAGGGGAACTAAAAGCATTCTATTCCGGAAACAATGATAAAGTAGCTTATGTAGAAAGAGAAAAAAACGTGCAGACTGGTTCAAATGGTTTTGCCTTTTCTCCATCAAAAACTGTCGATGGAAATGCAATTCTATACATTAATCCACATACCACTTTTTACTTTAGACCAGAAGTTCAGGTAACAAGTGAAGAAGGCTTAAATGTATATGGAGCTGTAACATGGGGACAATTTTTTGTTTACCAAGGATTCAATGACAATTGTGGTTGGATGCACACATCATCAAATGTAGATGTTGCAGATATGTATGCAGAAAAAATCGTTCGTAAAAACAATAAAATATTTTATGAATTTGATAAAAAACTACTGCCTATTACCGAAAAACAAATCACAATAAATTATACTGAAAACGGGAAATTAATTCCAAAAAAATTCAAAACCTATTTTACCAATAACGGTCCGATTATGGCCAAACGTGATGGGAAATGGATTAGTTTAAAATCGAATAATCGATCGATGACGAGTCTTATTCAGAGTTGGGTAAGAACAAAATCTACCAATTTTGAAGAGTATAAAAAGGCAATGGATTTAAAAGCCAATACTTCTAACAATACTGTGTATGCAGACAGCAAAGGAAACATAGCCTACTGGCATGGGAATTTCATTCCAATAAGAGACAAAAAACTCAATTGGTCAAAGGTTGTTGATGGTTCAGTTTCATCAACACAATGGAAAGGCTTGCATGAAGTAAATGAAACAGTACATATATACAATCCAGTAAATGGCTGGCTTCAGAATTGTAATTCAACTCCTTATACAGTTGCAGGAGAAGACAGTCCAAAAAAAGAGAACTACCTTCCCTATATGGCGCCAGATGGAGAAAATTTTAGAGGTATAAACGCCGTTCGCCTATTTAGTAAAGGTGAGGATTATACCTTAGACAAAGTAATTGCTGAAGGTTATGACACTAAATTATCTATTTTCGAAATTTTAATTCCAAGTTTACTTACTGTATTTGAAAAAAACGTAAAACCTACAGATACAGAATATGCAGATTTAGCCGAATCAATTGCTATTCTAAAAAACTGGGATTATTATGCTGCGGAAAATTCTATAGCAACAACATTAGCTGTGGAATGGGCATATAAATTAGATCCAATTATCTTGAAAGCTTATATCGATGAAGGCGAATTAGATCAGGTTGAAAACACCAAGAACTTTGCAAAAAACGCAACAGCAAATCAACTAATACCACAATTACAATCGGTTTTAAAAGAACTTAAATCAAAATGGGGATCATGGAAAATAGCATGGGGCGAAGTAAACCGTTTTCAACGCTCTAATGGTGATATCGATTTAAAATATGACGATTCAAAACCAAGTTTACCAATTGCTTTTGGTCCAGGCTCATGGGGCAGCTTGCCTTCCTATAAAAGCAGTTATCAAAATGACTCTAAAAAACGTTATGGATATAATGGTAATAGTTTTGTTTGCGCTGTAGAATTTGGTCCTAAAATAAAAGCAAAATCACTACTGGCGGGAGGAAACAGTGGTGATCCATCCTCAAAACATTTTGCCGATCAAGCCGAAATGTATCAAAAGGGGGCGTTTAAAAAAGTCTTATTTTACAAAGAAGATGTTGTTAAAAATGCCGAAAAAACATATCATCCGGGTAAATAATTTTACCCCTAACCATCAGCTTACAAAAAACTTAGAAGAAATGTATTTTTGAAATTTTTTTGTAACATAAAATTTTTAATATTTGTTTAAATTTATAAAACCATGAAAACATTACCCCTTCTCTTACTTACTACTATCCTTTTTTCTAATATTATGAGCGCACAATTAAAACCAGTAAAATATACCGATGGAAGTCAGGTTTTAAATGGACTAGCCATTAATCCAACAACAAAAAGCAATGAAAACCCAGGAATTTTAATCCTTCCCGCTTGGAAAGGTATTGATAATGCATCCAAAGAAATTGCCGAAAATTTAGCCAACCTAGGGTATCATGTTTTTATTGCAGATATCTACGGACAAGGAAACTATCCTAACGACAATACAGAAGCTGGTAAACTATCTGGATATTACAAGAGTAATTTTAGTATTTATCAAAAGAGAATTAACCTAGCCTTACAACAATTAGTAAAATCGGGAGCCAATGTGAATAATACTGTTGTAATTGGGTATTGTTTTGGAGGAACAGGCGCTCTTGAAGCTGCAAGAGGGCATCTTAATGTACAAGGAGTTGTTTCTTTTCATGGTGGCTTAGGAAAAGACATTAAACGACCTGCTCAACCTATTACTACAAAAGTATTGGTTTGCCACGGTGCTGATGATCCTTACGAGTCAAAAGAAGAAATCAATGCTTTTCAACAAGAAATGCGTGATACCAAATCCGATTGGCAAATGATTTATTATGCAAATGCTGTACACTCATTTACTAATCCTGAAGCTGGAAATGATAATTCTAAAGGAGCAGCTTATAATGAAAAAGCGGCCAAACGTTCATTCGAACATTTAAAAAATTTCTTAAATGAAGTCTTAAAAAAATAACCATAACTATCTCAAACCAAAAAATACCAAACCAAATTTTTTATGTCAAAAAGCGCTTTAAGAAAAGACAAAACCTGCCTGAATTGCAGACACGTTGTTGATCAAAAATTCTGCCCCAACTGTGGACAAGAAAACACTGATACTCGAAAAACATTCCACCATTTATTCATTCATTTTTTTGAAGATTTAACGCATTACGAAAATGCTTTTTGGCGCACAATTAGAAACCTTTTATTTAAACCAGCTGCTCTAACCAAAGAATATCTTTCGGGAAAACGCTTGTCTTATTTGGCACCTGTTCGATTATACATTTTCATCAGTTTTGTTACTTTTCTTTTAATTGCATTATTTCCCACTCGCATCACAGAAGACATTACTAAAGGCGAAAAAGAAATTACTTTACATATAAATAAAGTAAATAAGGAGGATCATAAAATAAATACAAACCCCGAGTACTTCCGATTGAAACCGATGAAAGAAATTGATTCTATCCAAAAATTTGGAAAAGAAAAAGATAAACTTTCTGAGTTTGGGTATTGGGCATATAAAAAGGCTTCAGGCGTTACTGAACATTATACCAAGAAAGAGATTATTAATAAATTCATGGAATCTTTTTTCCATAATATTCCTAAAATCCTCTTTATAATAATGCCGTTTTTTGCATTCTTTTTATGGATCTTTCATAACAAAAAGAAATGGTATTATTTTGATCATGGAATTTTCACTTTGCATTACTTTTCTTTTCTTCTCTTAATTTTTCTGATTTTATTTTTAATGAATAAAATCACTTCCTCTTTTGAAGAATATGCTGTGGTTAATTTAATTACAATACTAGTAAACACTGTTGGAATAGTTTGGATGTCTTATTATTTTTATCCTGCACATCATCGTTTTTATGGAGAAACTAGATTCGTGTCATTTATCAAAAGTGTTATTTTATTTTTCATAAACTTCCTTTTTGTTCTATTTATACTTATCTTTTACATTCTTTACACATTTATCAATTTACACTAATCAAGAAATGAAAAAAATCTTAATTCTATTATTAATTGCTTCGGCATTTTCTTGCAAAAACACTAAAAACGTAGTTGCGAAAGACAATTCGGATCCAACCAAATATATGAATACCATTACAGCTGCCGAATTAAAAAAGCATCTTTATATTGTGGCTTCAGATGAAATGGAAGGAAGAGATACTGGCTCAAAAGGGCAGAAAAAAGCGGGTGTTTATCTTATAGATCAATACAAAAAAGATAAAGTTACTTTTCCTAAAGGAGCAACTGATTACTACCAACACATTCCTGCATCCTACTTAAATGCCAAAAGAAATCAAAATCTACCCGATTCTGAAAACATTTGGGCTTATATTGAAGGTACTGAGAAACCAGATGAAATATTAGTTATTTCAGCACATTACGACCATGTAGGTATGAAAAATGGTGAAGTATTTAATGGTGCCGACGATGATGGATCTGGAACTGTAGCCCTACTTGAAATGGCTCAGGCATTTACTAAAGCAAAGAAAGATGGTCATGGACCAAAACGTTCTATCCTTTTCTTGCATGTAACTGGTGAAGAGCACGGCCTACATGGTTCACGTTTCTATTCAGAAAACCCATTGTTTCCTATCGCAAATACAATAGCTGATATTAATATTGACATGATTGGACGTCGCGATGTTGAACACGCAAATACAAACAATTACGTATATGTAATTGGTGCTGACAGACTTTCTAGCGATTTACATAATATTGTAGTAGCTCAAAACGAAAAATACACCAAGGTTGATTTGGATTTCAAATTCAATGACCCAAAAGATCCAAATCATTTTTATGAGCGTTCAGATCACTATAATTTTGCTAAACTTGGTATTCCATCTGTGTTTTTATTTAATGGCGTTCACGAAGACTACCATAGAAAAGGGGATAAACCAGAAAAAATCGAATACGACGCTTTAACAAAAAGAACCCAACTAGCATTTGTAATAGCTTGGGATCTGGCAAACAGAGAAAACAGACCTGTAGTTGATAAGAAGTAACTGAGGTTCTGAGGTTCTGAGGTTCTGAGGTTCTGAGGTTCTGAGGTTCTGAGGTTCTGAGGTTCTGAGGTTCTGAGGTTCTGAGGTTCTGAGGTTCTGAGGTTCTGAGGTTCTGAGGTTAAAAAAAGGATGAGTAAATACTCATCCTTTTTTTTATTCCTAATTTTTATTTCTTTACAAATTCTTCTGTTGTAAGCTGGTCTGCAAAATGATGTACAATTTCTTTTAGCATATAATCTTGTTGTTTTTTATTAAAAGCTGCCGTAGCATCACTAATAATAAACGTATTGTATCCTATGTCGTGAGCTTCACGCATAGTACTTTCTACACAAACATGGGTTGCATAGCCAACTAGGTATATATTCTCAATTTTATTATTTCTCAAGTAGGCATCTAAATTTGACCCTGCAAATCCACTTGCTCCCACTCTACCAGTAACAACAAATTCTTTTTCTAAAGGCTTAACCGTTTCATAAAATTGTGATCCAAATTCATTTATCGGAAAAGTTCCTGCTTGCGGAATTGCTTTGCGTAAACCACTTTTCCCATTTGCCAGTTCTGGATACCCTTTTTCAAAACGCAATCCAACATGAATCACACTTAAATCATTTTCTCTTGCATACTGAAGTGCTTTTTCAATATTGGTAATTGAATTCTTCATCATCTTATCATCTGTAACTAAGTTTTTCCTCAACTTCCCATCTGGATGCATCCATTCATTTTGAGTCTCAATTAATACCAATGCCGATTTTTCTTTTGTCTGACTATTCATCATGCTTGTATTTATTAGTAGTATTATCAGGATTATTATTTTCATCATTTATAAATTTAAAGGATTAGGTATGTGCTCATTTGAAACTTTTGCAACAGCTCTCCACCCATTCTCAAGTTTTAAAAGTGAAATGTAATCCGTTATTATATGCTCTCCTTTTCTAAAAAGCTGGACTTTTACCACCGCTGCCTTTCCGGTTACATCTATCAGATCAAACTTATATTCGAGGTTTCTGTCTCCTGATTTTATTTTTTCAGGATCATTTTTATATTTTTCAACTATTTTAATCCAAACAGGAAGTTCCAATTTTTTCAAATTTGTACCATCAGCAATTAATATTGCAAAATCAGGATGGAACCCATTACGGATTTGTTCAATATTTAAATCGTTTAACACGCCGTTTAAAAAAGTAGTTTCGATTAATGTTTTCAAATCCTGCTGCTCAGCACTTGTTATCGCTTTATCATTGCTTAACACCCAACTATCATGCAACCACTTTTCTGTAATACGCTTTCCAGCTGCATTATCCCACTTAATGTTACGCTCAAAAGTAATAATCGAACCATCAAAGCCTACAATTACCCAACAATAGTCATTTGTAGAAGCACGATAACATTTATACTTCATTCCACTTATTGTGATTTCTTTGCCATCAACAAAAATCTTCTCATCATGTTGTTCTATCCAAAGATTCTTCAACTCACTCGCTAAAGAAGTATCCAATTGCTTCAAAAACTTATCAGCTATCTTTTTTGTTTCATTCTTTG encodes:
- a CDS encoding RagB/SusD family nutrient uptake outer membrane protein translates to MKTNKIFLYLFFVALFASCESELNIDPKQREDASETLSTEGGVINVLTGTYALAANGNAYGGRILVYADLLGVSASLNTTDLRWRGSFGELRQMYNKTMLSDNVIIEGTYSRCYEIINASNTVIENIDKVKDPNKQAVMIGEANFLRSLAYFDLVRFFAKPYVSGQANNQLGVVIRPKAIYDFSVDLSKERSTVDEVYKVIIDGLKLAYTNLPDENSFYADKYAAGALLARVYLQQGNYDEARNAANDVIENSGHKLSQTYAAAFNHDTDLIEDVFSIQITKQTGVNDANTFYASESNGGRGGDFSIRDHYLEKFSDPDDRATFNYVDDGTGRTLTSKFIDQFANVGIIRLAEMYLIRAEANFRQGTALGNTPLDDINVIRTRAKADNLLAITLDDILLERELELGMEGFLIHDIKRTARSIDISEDGDGSDLILYDADNMVFPIPLKETDANKKITQNPGYSK
- the rocD gene encoding ornithine--oxo-acid transaminase; protein product: MQTKQNLSSKSEILIEKENKYGAHNYHPLPVVIERGEGVYVWDVDGKKYYDFLSAYSAVNQGHCHPRIVKAMVDQAQRLTLTSRAFYNDQLGPYEEFVTKYFGFDKVLPMNTGAEAVETALKVCRKWAYEVKGIPENQAQIIVCENNFHGRTTTIISFSNDETARKNFGPFTDGFIKIEYDNLEALKKALESSTNIAGFLVEPIQGEAGVYVPSEGYLAKAKALCEEHNVLFIADEVQTGIARTGKLLAVNHENVQPDILILGKAISGGVYPVSAVLCNDEIMNVIKPGQHGSTFGGNPVAAAVAIAALEVIKDENLAENAERLGIILRKGLNEIAKRNNLITLVRGKGLLNAIVINCGEDSDLAWDICLKFRDNGLLAKPTHGNKIRLAPPLVMTESQINECLEIIEKSLNDFRI
- a CDS encoding Lrp/AsnC family transcriptional regulator, with protein sequence MDILDEFDISIIKELEKDGRMAFSSIASTLKISNTMVHQRVNRLIDHGILTGIKPVVNEKKIGYDWASFTGITLNKDSDSDRVIQSLKEIPEVTECYFVTGSFTLYIKIIAKNHEHMRKILYEKIDSIPGIAKTDSIIELGCAFKRNITL
- a CDS encoding M20/M25/M40 family metallo-hydrolase, with the protein product MRLQFLLSVILFFCKSVLFSQTTVSNPSKSDFSGTLSFLASDWMEGRGSTQKGGFMASDYIASMMEQYQLIPYSPKSGYFQNFKIREHTVKKTSFKIIKGGKETLLLSPENDFQVTPIEQSIQKEAQIVFVGYGLSLPKEGYDNYKNQNVKGKIVVVLKGFPGHQDSTSTTYQKFKKLFPEENNLEEIKLQTAINKNAVALIIIDGNENYKPKNAKENEVFHSLENPITTSIPVFKFSKSAAQKLFSGSGISVESAEKKPSIASTPLKNTTVNFSIELQSETFPVRNVLGMIQGRDTTKTIIVGTHYDHLGIKNDTIYNGADDNASGVSGMLALAKNWSESKIKPPCNILFASWTAEEMGLLGSQFYIQNFDLKNKKIVLAINMDMISRSAPEDKTQRILSIGTQEGSDNLKEIINASNSNLSKPFTLDLWETNGHTGSDYASFAAKGIPIMTYFSGFHEDYHSMRDIASKVDLDKIKDVLYIVNTSLLKFIANMP
- a CDS encoding cyanophycinase; its protein translation is MKNQQLFNYLSKKQLLISLLFMSCMLQAQAPKGKLFIIGGGDRSDNLMKQVVSVADLAKKDYIVVLPMSSEEPDSSFIFFKTQMLKLTANPIVMLNFNKETAQNKTLTDSLQKAKLIFISGGDQTRFMNIVQNTPIKTAIQKAYQNGSTISGTSAGAAVMSEKMITGNQKLQKEYSGTFDNIRHDNLETSEGLGLIKTAIIDQHFLKRNRYNRLLTALVEFPTLTGIGIDEATAIIVRNNQIEVAGDSEVIVVKNPKGIMKAKNNNLISIENLQMSIYTAGQKFNIK